In Zingiber officinale cultivar Zhangliang chromosome 1A, Zo_v1.1, whole genome shotgun sequence, a genomic segment contains:
- the LOC122037954 gene encoding ras-related protein RGP1-like, protein MSSGNRNHYGEFNQKIDYVLKVVLIGDSAVGKSQLLARFARNEFSIDSKATIGVEFQTRTLAIDEKTIKAQIWDTAGQERYRAVTSAYYRGAVGAMLIYDITKRQSFDHVARWLEELRSHADRNIVIMLIGNKSDLGSLRAVPTEDAKEFAQRENLFFMETSALEATNVESAFQTVLTEIYRIVSKKSLAANEKSGSAGNANQLKGTQIVVPGQEPPSEGNAKCCSS, encoded by the exons ATGTCGTCGGGGAACCGGAATCACTACGGGGAGTTCAACCAGAAGATTGATTATGTGCTCAAGGTGGTTCTGATCGGCGATTCAGCTGTGGGCAAGTCGCAGCTGCTCGCTCGCTTCGCCCGCAACGAGTTTAGCATTGACTCCAAGGCCACCATCGGCGTCGAGTTCCAGACGCGCACCCTTGCCATCGACGAGAAGACGATCAAGGCCCAGATCTGGGATACCGCCGGCCAAGAAAG GTACCGAGCAGTGACGAGTGCATATTATAGAGGAGCAGTAGGGGCAATGCTGATCTACGATATAACCAagcgtcaatcctttgaccatgtGGCAAGATGGCTAGAGGAACTGCGAAGCCATGCTGATAGGAACATCGTGATTATGCTCATCGGAAACAAGTCTGACCTTGGAAGTCTTCGAGCAGTGCCCACTGAGGATGCCAAGGAGTTTGCCCAACGGGAAAATCTCTTTTTTATGGAGACCTCCGCGCTGGAAGCTACTAATGTCGAGAGTGCCTTCCAAACTGTTCTCACAGAGATCTACCGGATCGTGAGCAAGAAGTCACTCGCTGCTAACGAGAAGAGTGGATCTGCTGGCAACGCAAATCAGCTAAAAGGAACTCAGATAGTAGTCCCTGGTCAGGAGCCTCCAAGTGAGGGCAATGCCAAATGTTGTTCCTCCTAA